From Campylobacter concisus, a single genomic window includes:
- a CDS encoding recombination protein RecR encodes MKRGLEKFNELTESFAKLPGVGKKSAARFAYFVCMQDSFAGLRLAQNIEDAVRFIKRCERCGGLSENEICDICSDESRDSEVILLVESPKDILVFEQNGIYNGLYFVLDEIDEDTIERLRSAIKQNGSKEVVFAFTPGLNSDALMLYVEDKLGMSEISFSKIAQGVPTGVNLENVDMLSLLKAYESRTKA; translated from the coding sequence ATGAAAAGAGGCTTAGAAAAATTTAACGAGCTAACTGAGTCTTTTGCCAAGTTGCCAGGCGTTGGTAAAAAATCAGCCGCAAGGTTTGCCTATTTTGTCTGCATGCAAGATAGCTTTGCGGGGTTAAGACTCGCTCAAAATATCGAAGACGCGGTGAGGTTTATCAAACGCTGTGAGCGTTGCGGTGGGCTAAGTGAAAATGAAATTTGTGATATTTGCAGCGATGAGAGCAGGGATAGTGAGGTTATATTGCTGGTTGAGAGTCCAAAAGATATCTTAGTTTTTGAGCAAAATGGAATTTATAACGGTCTTTACTTCGTGCTTGACGAGATCGACGAGGACACCATAGAGAGGCTGCGAAGTGCGATCAAACAAAATGGCTCAAAAGAGGTCGTTTTTGCCTTTACGCCAGGGCTAAATTCAGACGCGCTCATGCTTTACGTCGAGGATAAGCTAGGGATGAGTGAAATTTCATTTAGCAAGATCGCTCAGGGCGTGCCAACTGGTGTAAATTTAGAAAATGTCGACATGCTTTCACTTTTAAAAGCCTACGAAAGCCGTACAAAAGCCTAA
- a CDS encoding N-(5'-phosphoribosyl)anthranilate isomerase produces the protein MALVKICGIKTLDEASAVCALDVDFIGLIFAKSKRKVDINLARQIAKFAHSKGKKVVGVFAEQSECEIMEICQFTGLDVAQVHGAVSENLHANLKDMGLEIWQVFSVKDSLPEVDFKYFDMALFDCKGENAGGNGTSFEWEILKELKFKFGMAGGIGEHNIKEALKFKPYLVDINSKVEDENGIKDAQKIEIILKIIGEVEDE, from the coding sequence ATGGCGCTAGTTAAAATTTGTGGCATCAAAACGCTAGATGAGGCGAGTGCGGTTTGTGCTTTGGATGTTGATTTTATAGGGCTGATATTTGCTAAAAGTAAAAGAAAGGTCGATATAAATTTAGCTAGGCAGATAGCGAAATTTGCTCACAGCAAGGGCAAAAAAGTAGTTGGTGTTTTTGCTGAGCAAAGTGAGTGCGAGATAATGGAAATTTGCCAGTTTACAGGGCTTGACGTGGCTCAGGTACACGGAGCAGTCAGTGAAAATTTGCATGCAAATTTAAAAGATATGGGGCTTGAGATTTGGCAGGTTTTTAGCGTAAAAGATAGCTTGCCGGAGGTTGATTTTAAGTATTTTGACATGGCGCTTTTTGACTGCAAGGGCGAAAATGCTGGTGGAAATGGCACTAGCTTTGAGTGGGAAATTTTAAAAGAGCTTAAGTTTAAATTTGGCATGGCTGGGGGCATAGGCGAGCACAACATAAAAGAGGCGCTCAAATTTAAGCCATATCTAGTCGATATCAACTCCAAAGTCGAGGACGAAAACGGCATAAAAGACGCGCAAAAGATAGAGATAATTTTAAAGATCATAGGTGAGGTAGAAGATGAATAG